In Papaver somniferum cultivar HN1 chromosome 1, ASM357369v1, whole genome shotgun sequence, a genomic segment contains:
- the LOC113350376 gene encoding uncharacterized protein LOC113350376, with amino-acid sequence MGNMERMMQQIAAAVMPSSHTEDVEQASVMYQNQKTQRYDPYSNTYNPGWRDHPNFSYANKQAAANPTFNQQGGYQFMQRPQQETQGTSVDDKFTLMMQSMQEISETMQGFNQFQQKSEMAMREVQNQVSQLANDMNQLKAQGSGKLPSQPLNHKENANAIELRSGKQVEKPTSSLVSNEHDLEKEDGEPAPKKADPVTNSNSETRVSTYATPPPFPRRFAKSNKETLYQEIWEIFKKIEVNIPLIEAIRQVPRHAKFLKELCINKHKLTGNEVMSAGENSSAYLQKKLPPKLKDPSSFTIPCTIGKISFERALLDLGASINVMPASIYESLKLGPLKNTGIVIQLADRSNTYPKGVIEDVLVQVNQLIFPADFYVLDMMDEDSPSSTPLLLGIPFMRTARTKIEVFKGALTMEFDDEIISFNIFEAMRYPSDVHSCFSIDIIDSLSQQIFELNDDDALENTIVEGLGYGKYKDLETELSICDEHKEAILALNSLQEVPQKYNTFYVSLPITNEKLLPSIVQTPILELKPLPDHLKYIYLGDKEELSVIIAKDLTKVQEEKLVRVLREYKSAIG; translated from the coding sequence ATGGGTAACATGGAGAGGATGATGCAACAAATAGCAGCTGCCGTCATGCCATCATCACACACCGAAGATGTTGAGCAAGCAAGTGTTATGTACCAAAATCAAAAAACGCAGAGGTATGATCCGTACTCCAACACATACAATCCAGGTTGGCGTGATCATCCCAATTTCAGCTACGCCAACAAGCAAGCTGCAGCAAATCCTACTTTCAATCAACAAGGAGGGTACCAATTCATGCAAAGACCACAACAAGAAACTCAAGGTACAAGTGTGGATGACAAGTTTACTCTTATGATGCAAAGTATGCAAGAGATTTCAGAGACAATGCAAGGGTTCAAtcaattccagcagaaatccGAGATGGCTATGAGAGAGGTGCAAAACCAAGTTAGTCAATTGGCTAATGATATGAATCAACTCAAGGCACAAGGATCTGGAAAACTTCCTTCGCAACCACTAAATCATAAGGAGAATGCCAATGCTATTGAGCTACGAAGTGGGAAACAAGTAGAGAAACCGACATCATCACTGGTGTCCAATGAACATGATTTGGAGAAAGAGGATGGTGAACCAGCCCCTAAAAAGGCTGACCCAGTAACAAATTCTAACTCTGAAACTCGTGTTTCTACTTATGCTACTCCTCCTCCTTTTCCTAGAAGGTTTGCAAAGTCGAACAAGGAGACATTGTACCAAGAGATTTGGGAGATCTTTAAGAAGATTGAAGTGAACATTCCACTCATTGAGGCGATAAGGCAGGTTCCTCGCCATGCAAAGTTCTTGAAGGAATTGTGCATTAACAAGCACAAATTGaccggtaatgaggtaatgagtgcGGGGGAGAATTCTTCGGCATATCTTCAAAAGAAGCTCCCACCTAAGTTGAAAGATCCCAGTAGTTTCACCATACCATGTACTATTGGTAAAATCAGTTTTGAACGTGCTTTGCTAGATTTAGGAGCATCCATAAATGTTATGCCTGCTTCCATTTATGAATCCTTGAAACTTGGTCCTCTTAAGAATACCGGTATTGTTATACAACTTGCTGATAGGTCTAATACTTACCCTAAAGGggttattgaagatgttttggtgcaggttaatcaactcaTATTTCCGGCGGATTTCTATGTTCTTGACATGATGGATGAAGATTCACCATCGTCTACTCCCTTGCTGTTGGGTATACCTTTCATGCGAACCGCAAGAACAAAGATAGAAGTTTTCAAAGGCGCCTTAACTATGGAATTTGATGATGAGATCATAAGTTTCAATATCTTTGAGgctatgagatatcctagtgatgtgcatTCATGTTTTTCTATTGATATTATTGATTCTCTATCTCAACAGATTTTTGAATtgaatgatgatgatgctttagaaAACACCATAGTGGAAGGTTTAGGTTATGGAAAATACAAAGACCTTGAAACTGAATTGTCTATTTGTGATGAACATAAAGAGGctattttagctcttaactcattACAAGAAGTTCCACAAAAGTATAATACATTTTATGTTTCCTTGCCGATTACTAATGAGAAACTTTTACCATCGATCGTGCAGACACCTATTCTTGAGCTGAAACCTCTTCCGGATCACCTCAAGTACATATATTTAGGCGATAAGGAAGAGTTGTCGGTGATCATTGCCAAAGACCTTACCAAGGTGCAAGAGGAGAAACTTGTTCGAGTGCTAAGAGAGTACAAGTCTGCCATTGGGTGA